The genomic window NNNNNNNNNNNNNNNNNNNNNNNNNNNNNNNNNNNNNNNNNNNNNNNNNNNNNNNNNNNNNNNNNNNNNNNNNNNNNNNNNNNNNNNNNNNNNNNNNNNNNNNNNNNNNNNNNNNNNNNNNNNNNNNNNNNNNNNNNNNNNNNNNNNNNNNNNNNNNNNNNNNNNNNNNNNNNNNNNNNNNNNNNNNNNNNNNNNNNNNNNNNNNNNNNNNNNNNNNNNNNNNNNNNNNNNNNNNNNNNNNNNNNNNNNNNNNNNNNNNNNNNNNNNNNNNNNNNNNNNNNNNNNNNNNNNNNNNNNNNNNNNNNNNNNNNNNNNNNNNNNNNNNNNNNNNNNNNATTCATTTGGCTGAATGGATAAATCCTCCGACTCAAATGTGGTAAGTGGAAAGGGTTAAAATTAcgtcaaaataaataataaaaaaaaataacttccGTAACACCAACAAACCCAGCAATAGATAAGTAAAATCTAATACGGTatcaaatattaatatttatgaaCCTCGAAATTTAATTTAAACATTAATTtgtaaacaaaaatattatacATTTCCAATTAAAGCTACATTTTAATGAATAATATTATGTTTACATTGGGAAGTCGGAGATTACCCTTACCCGTTTTATTATAATCTATTGTTATAAATATTAGCTCAAGAAGCAGATAATGTCTAAGTTCAAAGTTCTAACACATCGATCTATTGGTGTTATAAAACAAATTTATAAAACAAATTTAGACGCAATTAAGAATAATAACCGATTTATAGTATATTGTGATATCATTTTTCGAAAATGTATTAATAGTAAAATTTATTTACGAGGAAAGATGTACTATACGATTAATTAAGACTACCAAAAAGGAACccattaaaaaatataacaattttaaTCCCAAATAACTACCATTCGCAATATTAAGAAAATCGAATATGAAGATAAACACAATTAGACACAATAAAACATAATTAAGAGTTGGTATTTAAAATACAAATAAGCAGTGTAGGACTAATCCTAAAATTCACTGCACAGTTTACACAAAATTTAAAGTATCCTCAGAAAgaccataaaaatataaaagtccgcagaaaataaaattcataacaaaaacaaaaaagccTCATCTTGCCACCGTCGATCAAGAACCCAGTTCTGGGAACAAAAGTTGCGGGACGACGGTGGAGACCTGTAACTAGCTCCGACCAACACGCTTCCTAAACAAGGAGAACAGAAGCTTCGAACAAGGGATAAATACTTATTGAAGAGATGATGCTGGTACCCTTGCACAGATGAACAGCCCTGCAATATTCACTTCTTCTTCTGGGCAGCCTTAGTGACCTTGGCTCCGGTAGCATCCTTCTTCTCCACATTCTTGATAACTCCCACAGCCACAGTTTGACGCATGTCCCTGACGGCAAAACGACCAAGAGGTGGGTACTCAGAGAAGGTTTCCACAACCATGGGCTTGGTGGGAATCATCTTAACAAGACCTGCATCACCATTCTTCAAGAACTTGGGCTCCTTCTCAAGCTCCTTACCAGATCGCCTGTCAATCTTGGTCACGAGCTCAGCAAACTTGACAGCAATGTGGGAGGTGTGGCAATCAAGCACTGGCGCATAGCCATTTCCGATCTGGCCAGGGTGGTTCATGATGATGACTTGGGAGGTGAAGTTAGCAGCCTCCTTGGCAGGGTCATCCTTGGAGTTTGAGGCAACAAAACCACGCTTGAGATCCTTCACTGCAACATTCTTGACGTTGAACCCAACATTGTCACCGGGGAGGGCCTCTGTAAGAGCTTCGTGGTGCATCTCAACAGACTTAACTTCAGTTGTCAGTCCAGTAGGTCCAAAGGTCACAACCATACCGGGCTTCAAGACACCTGTCTCAACACGTCCCACTGGCACAGTTCCAATACCTCCAATCTTGTACACATCCTGAAGAGGTAGACGGAGGGGCTTGTCTGATGGCCTCTTTGGCTCATTGATCTGGTCAAGGGCCTCAAGAAGGGTTGGTCCCTTGTACCAGTCGAGGTTTGTAGACCTCTCAATCATGTTGTCTCCCTCAAAACCAGAGATGGGAACAAATGCGATTTTGTCTGGGTTGTATCCGACCTTCTTCAAGTAGGATGAGACTTCCTTCACGATTTCATCATAACGGGCCTTGGAGTACTTGGGTGTGGTGGCATCCATCTATAGCACAGAAAAGCTAGCATTAGAAAATGAATAAGTAATCAGAAAAGGACAATCAACTGATATTCTGTTTAATCATCTCACCTTGTTGCAACAGCAAATCATCTGCTTGACACCAAGGGTGAAAGCAAGGAGAGCGTGCTCACGGGTCTGACCATCCTTCGAGATACCAGCTTCAAAACCACCAGTGGTGGAATCGATGATGAGAACGGCACAGTCGGCCTGGGAAGTTCCAGTAATCATGTTCTTGATGAAATCCCTGTGTCCGGGAGCATCAATGACAGTGCAGTAGTATTTGGTGGTCTCGAACTTCCACAAGGCAATATCGATGGTGATACCTCTTTCACGCTCGGCCTTGAGCTTGTCGAGCACCCAGGCATACTTGAAGGACCTCTTGTTCATCTCAGCAGCTTCCTTCTCGAATCTTTCGATCACACGCTTGTCAATACCTCCCAACTTGTAGATCAAGTGACCGGTGGTGGTCGACTTTCCTGAGTCGACGTGGCCAATGACCACAATGTTGATGTGAGTCTTCTCTTTACCCATGATTCGCACTTTGTCAGATGTGAAGAACAGCATCTTGCAGAAGCTTGGGGTATTTGGGAGCAAGTGGGTGAAGAAGCTATTCTACAAGATTCTCATCGCAGTTGTCTCGACCGGTGTTAAGTATGATACGTTTGTGCTAGCGGCTGATGAAGATATTAGGGTTCTGTTTCATTGTGTTAGGAGTTTTTCGGAGGTTAGAATACACGAGTTGTTCGCGAAGTTGGAGGTTGGTGTCAATAGTTCTGGGGCATCAGCTCCAGTTCATAGCTCAACTGCCGTGGGCGGTGCGTCTAGTTCGATGCCTGCGGTAAGACCATTTGTTCCGCAGGTCGCATCCCCTTCATTCGCGGCTGATTTAGATCGAACAAAGGCAATTGGTTCTGTACTGTTGGAGAATCCTGGGGTCTGGCAGCAGGCATTTGAGGTGGGCACCAGTGGTGGCATGATTCATGATGTTCAAGGCTTCGGAGAACCTGATCGAGTAGAGAATGCAATGTGGGATGATGACTCTAACTAGGAGCCTGTAGATATCATTGGAGACAGCGATGATGACACAGGTGCCAATCCACATACACAGCATGGGTCTTCAAGTTCTGGGACACAGCAGTACCCTCTACACTTCTCCACTCTAAACTTGGAGGCTCTGGGTCAACAGGCGGACAGTGGTGCTATAATTGGGGGTTCTTCTACAGAATTTCAGATTGGGCAATCATTCCAGAATAAAGATGAAGCTGTGCTGAGTGTGAAGGACTATAGCATCCGTCGAGGTGTTAAGTACAAAGTCTTGGAATTGGATCATCTAAAGTATCATTGAAAATGCAAGGAGTTCGGCAAGGGTTGTAGTTGGTTGATTCGCATATCGCTGCGTGCACGAAAGGGCACTTGCTTGGCCACCTCTATTTCCAGTGATCACCGTCAGCTGGATTACCACGTTATCTGTGCGAGGATTTTTCCGTTGGTTAGGGCGGATGCTGCGGTTACGGTAAAGGTCTTGCAACAAGCAACATAAGCCGATTACGGGTTCAGGCCTAGTTATAGGAAGGTTTGGATGGCAAAACAGAAGGCTGTAGCACAAATATATGGAGATTAGGAAGAGTTGTATGCCGAGTTGCCACGTTGGATGCTAGGGGTACAGCCGACCATGGCTGGGACAGTCACTATGTTGAAGACCTCTCCTGTTTGACTTGGGGATAAGGTCGATGAGTCAACGGTGTACTTTCATCGACTTTTCTGGATATTTCCACCATGCATCGAGGCCTTCCTGCGTTACAAGCCCCTCATGAGTATTGATGGTACCCACTtgtatggcaagtatggaggCACGCTACTGTTGGCGATAGCGTAGGATGGGAACTCGAACATCCTCCCGATAGCCTTCGCCCTTGTGGAGGGAGAAAATGCGGAGTCATGGTCATTCTTCTTGTCCAACCTACGATCGCATGTGACGCCACAGGAGGGTATACTTGTTATCTCTGATAGGCATAATGGCATCAAGGCTGCACTTGAGGCCCCCGAGAATGGTTGGCTGCCTCCACGTGCTTTTCGAGCGTACTGTATTCATCATGTGGCAGCGAATTTTAGCCTTAGCTTCAAAGGTAaagatgcaaggaggatgctggtGAATGCTACCTATGCAAAAATTGAAGCAGAGTTTTATTACTGGTTTGACATCATGCGGACTGAGAATCCAGCAATGTGTGACTGGGCCAACCAGATGGAGTCTGACAAGTGGACCCAACACGAGGATAGCGGTAGACGGTTCGGACACATGACAACCAACATTAGTGAATGTGTGAATTCCGTGTTAAAGGGAACTCGCAACCTCTCGGTCACTTCGTTGGTTAAGTCCACTTACGGGAGGCTTGCTGAGTTATTCGTGGTCCGCGGACAGACAGTAGAGGCACAAATTGGATCTGGGCATGAATTTTGTCAGGCGTTGGTGAAGGCTATTGATCGGAACATAAGAGACTCAAGGTGCTTCACCGTCACGTTATACGACAGGCACCAATCGGAGTACACAGTGGTTGAGACGACACCGACCGGTAACTTTTCGCTAGGTAGCTATCGAGTTTCCCTTAAGGATCACACATGCGATTGTGGCCACTTTCAGGCGCTCCATTATCCATGTTGTCACGCCATTGCATGTTGCGCCCACTCGCGCCTGAATTGGGCGTCATATGTTCACGAGGTGTATCGTATGAGTGAGGTGTTCAACGTTTACAGGCACGGTTTTGTTCCGCCTATCCCAGAAGGCCTATGGCCCCCATATGCTGGACCAACTGTCATTTCTGATCCTAACATGAGGCGTGCAAGGGAAGGTCGTCCGAAGGCAACCAGGATCCGCGGTAGCATGGATCAGTCTGTTGAGAACCAGCTGAAGTGCTGTGGCCTCTGCCGTCAGCCTGGTCATACGCGGAGGAACTGCGACCAGCGAAGACATACTGCTGGCGGGGATGGTTAGATGTTATGACGTTCATGGTGTCGTTGTTGTTCTAAGTTGCATTAGGAAGTCTTAATTTGAGTAATGTAAGGTTGTTGTCTAAGTTTTATTAGGAAGTCTTAATTTGAAACACTTTGGTACGCTTAAGAATGCGCGTAATAGTTGTGACAAGCTAGTACGTAGTCGTAGATCCTAAAACATATATAATTATCACATACATATCAAATAACATACAACAACAGTCTAAAACATAAAACCTTAAACATGATGCTAAGAACATAATCAAACATAGTTCCTACCATATGTAAAAAGAACACATAACTAATCAGAATCCTCGATCCATGTCATTGTCATCATCGTCGAAATGACCAAGCAGATGACCTCCGGTTCCACACAAAGGAGGACGCCTCACCCTCCTCGGTCACTGATCCGCCTCTGGTGCGGATGTCTGTGGCAGAACGGCACTGAATGCTGATGCTTGGGTCCCTCCTAATGCGAACCATGGGTCAGATGGGGAAGCTGCAGGCTCATTGAGGTCAACCGGCAACTGAGGCTGAACATCGTGACTCGGTGGCTGGTACTCGGCAAACTAGGAATGAACCTCAGGCATCTGTGGCCTATAATGGGTCGCATCGTCGTCCCTCAGCATGTCTGCTATATCCCTAAAGAACTCTGACTGACTAACAGGATCATCGATGTCCATGCCGACGGCCGCGGTAGTAAAGTCAGCAAATACCTGTGGCTCGACACTCCCGAACTGCTGAAAGCTACCCCCTCCATCGTACGTGGGCTGATCCATCCTTGTGTCCAAACCTCCAACATCCTTACCAACAGCATGCTAAGCACCGTCATCCTCAGCGGATGGTCCTCTACCTCGAGCCCGTCCACGACCATCCCGCCCACCCTATCGTCTGGCTCTACGTCGAGGAACACGATGATCCACAACATCTCCATCATCAGCACCACCTAGGTCCTCATCCAAACGGTTGTCGAGCCATCGCCACTCTCGATCGGTGGTACGTGTGCCTATACACCGACGCTGATCCACTCGCCTGTTGTTCGGTCTGTCGGGAACTTGCACCCTGGGAGGTGCTGCGACGACCCTCTGTGACGAGCCTCCTCGTCAATACAATCGGCCTCGGATCATGAAATGCAACATCTGAGGATAGGAATCTGTGGGCCACATGGCACCACCAGTCCAAGTACTCAGCTGATGGACCGAGGTCAGCTACTCGATCGACTGGTATGACTGAATCAACCCGGTTCTCCCAATGTAAATGCCACTCCTGATAATATCTGGGGAACTATCGATCTCCACCCCTTCCATCCTTCGCATGGAGCCAATCTATGTTCAGAGCCAACTGAGGGAGATGCTGAACACCGCCGAACTACGGTATCACCCTATCCACCTGATGCCACTCAATCGCAGCAAAATATATCAGGCTAGTGACTGCCGTCCATAGCCTACGGTGCTCGTCAACTAGTATCTCCGGATGAACAACAGCAACAACCTCGGGAGAAGAATAAGGCTCCCACATGAACTGTATCGGAGAAGGTAATGTTAGGTAAGACCATAAGAGTAAACACGAACGACTACTTGTAAGAGCAATAACTAAACGACTCACATCATGAAAACGCAATCTATCTAAAGAAAGGCGTGCAGCCACCACTCTTTGATCCATTGTATCGTTTCTCGGTAGATATGTTGCCCACCTACAAGTTTCATTCAAAGCATGTCATAACGAACAACAACACATGTAATCGAACAAGTTTTGTACCGAAAATAATAAACCGTACCTGGATGCAAGCGGAAACCCAAACACATCAAAACTACTAGGCCTCAAACTGGGAAACCTCCAGAAAATCCAAGACTGTAGAAGCTGTAGTGGCCCGGCCAAGTTAACAACGTTTCTGTTTGTCCCACGACAAAGACATCTATACAACCAGGCCAGTGCAGCCGAGCCCCAGCTATATCGACTCAAGTCATCCATCGATGCCAAATAAGGCAACCACCGAAGGTGAATCCGATTTGCGTTCTTGTCTACAAACAGCTGAGAGGACAACAACATCATAATATAGGCACGCGCGTATATACGCACGGTCTCTTCACTAGCATCTGCTAGGAGAACCCGAAACCTCTCATGGAACCATGTGTAGCACACTATCATCTGCTTGACTTTAATCTGCAGAGGTAACTCCCCAAACAACTCGCAAAACCACACACATGCAGGTCTTCCGTTTTCCATCAGATTCTCAAAGTCAGTCAGGCACCCACTAACGGGCTCCCCATCGATGGGCAAACCCAGCTGATAGGCCACATCTTGCAAAGTGATAGTGCACTCCCCAAAGGGCATGTGAAAGGTGTGGGTCTCAGGACACCACCTCTCAATGAATGCGCTAAGTAGAGGCTCATCAACCCAGAACCACTGACTGTTCAGCCTAACCAAGTGATACAAGCCTGCGGTCTCCAGATACAGTATAATCCAGTCGTGTAAAGGCATATTCTGTTGTCTCCTGACACCGCTAATAACCCTAGTAGGCTGCAAAATATGGATAAAAAAATCCTCAACGTACGACCAATACTAATAACAgctaatataattaaaaaaaactatTATACACCCAcattggttttctattttttctaataataataGTTCTAATAATAACCACAATAACAAAATTAACAATACCAACAGGAATAAACAtactaacaacaacaataataataatactaacaactcccaataataataataataataataataataataaacttgtTTAACTAACCTCTTGGTCAATGTATCCAGCCACATGCGCAACGCCATTTAACCGGTACATGCGAGCTTCGTCTTCCATCGGTCCACCACCTAACTGGTTCAAAACCTCAAACCGGCCCCTAAACCTCAAAGCTCCCCGGATTCTCTTTCAGCCACCCAACTTCACAAAATTTGATTTGGCTCAAATTGATCCGCCATGACTTACAGTGGATTCTATATTTATAGTGTCTCATGCATAAACCGTGGTAGCCCACGAGGTTTTATGCCTACAATATTTTATTCATAAACCGTGGCTACCACCAACAGTTTCTAGCTCGCATTCTCCAAGGGTAAACCGTGGCTGCCTACCACGGTTTACGTTCAAATCTCCATGCATGTAAACCGTGGCTCCTTAAAGCGGTTTACCTATAAAGTTAAAACTGTGGTTACCCACCACAGTTTACATAGAAACTAAAACAGGACATGCACATAAGGAACTTCCAATTGTTGTAATTAGGTAAAGGTTTCtctgttttattttatataagtACATTGCCCTTAAATTTAGATATGATTAATAGATGAATGAGTTACCACTCGACCAACTAGAGACGGATCCACATTTAAGAGGCTGGGGGCAAGTGCCCCACAAGAGTTTTTAATTCCTTTACTTAATATATGAATATATATAATAGATGTCTGATAACCCGTGCAATGCATGGGCTTCATGTAATCTAAaggtttttaaaagaaaaatactaagaatataactaaaatatattCTATAAAAATAGATATGTTGTATTAAATTTGGATAATAACAAAATTATCACTACATTAAAATAAAACAATAGAATACAACAATTATTCAATATGTCAATGAATGGTATAACATGTTTTCtaagataataaaatataatacaaaTTGTTAGACactaaaaaaacagaaaaaaagtcCAACAGAGATGTTGTTTACTATTATGCATAATCTTAAAAACATAGATTGTCAAGATATCTATTGATAGCAAAACAAAATATTTACAACATACATAAATTTGTTCattaatcaaaaaataaaatatgtccAAAACAATTTAACATATAGTTcaaaagagtaaagtattatttttgtcttcAACGTTTAGgataagtcccaaagttgtccctaacgtttcaatcatcctatttaagtccctaacgtttcaaaattgactcaatgttgtcctgccattagggatccgttaacaaaattgacagcgggacaaaattgagacgattttaaaacgttaaggacttaaataggacgaaaacgttggggacaaaaacgatacatagaaataaattttagttttatcctttaataatatcaattttttactgtacataatactcaattattttttaatcacatctaagtaaattacacttaatcacataactttcattctaaataaattaatttttttataattttacacttaaagttataagttaatatacaaatataaaaaattttattagaatGAAAGtagtgtgattaagtgtaatttacttacatgtgattaaaaaataattgaatattatatacagtaaaaaagtgatattattgaaggataaaattaaaatttatttttttgtatcgtttttgtctccaacgtttttgTTCTATTTAAgcccctaacgtttcaaaatcgtctcaattttgtcctgccgtcaattctgttaacggattcctaacggcaggacaacattgagccaattttaaaacgttagggacttaaataagatGATTGAAATATTAGGGACAAttttaggacttaccccaaacgttaaagacaaaaacgatactttactcaaataTCTATCAAACAGAGTTATACATAGGAGGCCTAACATCGTTGAATCGACAACTCTATCCGGCGATTAGGTAACGAGTCGAGTTTCAAGGTAATATTGTCCCCCTCCTTTAAATTGTATACTCGAGAACATTCATTCCACCCGACCCCAAACTTCCATTCTCCACCTCTTCCTCCACTTTtcaataagtggaaaaagaacacATTCTTCTCTACATTGGAACCTGGACCAGTGATTGTCCAAATCGAATCATCTCCAGATAGTTTAAGATATGCAGCAAATTTCGAAGCCAGATACTGCAATGAATAATTCATATTAAAGATAAATATAGTATTTTCATACACAATGAATAACAGATTTAGCAAGAATATTTAATAAGCttgcaaagaaaaaaaataaagaaatcactCTTCTGAGATCGACTTACCAGTCTAGATTGACCCATATCTGAAGCTGTGATGGTCTTTTGATAATAAACCTCTGGAGTGAATCTAATTCAGAATATTTTAAACATGTTAGTCACCACATTAAAA from Arachis ipaensis cultivar K30076 chromosome B09, Araip1.1, whole genome shotgun sequence includes these protein-coding regions:
- the LOC107617360 gene encoding elongation factor 1-alpha isoform X1, producing the protein MRIMGKEKTHINIVVIGHVDSGKSTTTGHLIYKLGGIDKRVIERFEKEAAEMNKRSFKYAWVLDKLKAERERGITIDIALWKFETTKYYCTVIDAPGHRDFIKNMITGTSQADCAVLIIDSTTGGFEAGISKDGQTREHALLAFTLGVKQMICCCNKMDATTPKYSKARYDEIVKEVSSYLKKVGYNPDKIAFVPISGFEGDNMIERSTNLDWYKGPTLLEALDQINEPKRPSDKPLRLPLQDVYKIGGIGTVPVGRVETGVLKPGMVVTFGPTGLTTEVKSVEMHHEALTEALPGDNVGFNVKNVAVKDLKRGFVASNSKDDPAKEAANFTSQVIIMNHPGQIGNGYAPVLDCHTSHIAVKFAELVTKIDRRSGKELEKEPKFLKNGDAGLVKMIPTKPMVVETFSEYPPLGRFAVRDMRQTVAVGVIKNVEKKDATGAKVTKAAQKKK
- the LOC107617360 gene encoding elongation factor 1-alpha isoform X2 translates to MGKEKTHINIVVIGHVDSGKSTTTGHLIYKLGGIDKRVIERFEKEAAEMNKRSFKYAWVLDKLKAERERGITIDIALWKFETTKYYCTVIDAPGHRDFIKNMITGTSQADCAVLIIDSTTGGFEAGISKDGQTREHALLAFTLGVKQMICCCNKMDATTPKYSKARYDEIVKEVSSYLKKVGYNPDKIAFVPISGFEGDNMIERSTNLDWYKGPTLLEALDQINEPKRPSDKPLRLPLQDVYKIGGIGTVPVGRVETGVLKPGMVVTFGPTGLTTEVKSVEMHHEALTEALPGDNVGFNVKNVAVKDLKRGFVASNSKDDPAKEAANFTSQVIIMNHPGQIGNGYAPVLDCHTSHIAVKFAELVTKIDRRSGKELEKEPKFLKNGDAGLVKMIPTKPMVVETFSEYPPLGRFAVRDMRQTVAVGVIKNVEKKDATGAKVTKAAQKKK
- the LOC110266297 gene encoding serine/threonine-protein phosphatase 7 long form homolog, producing the protein MEDEARMYRLNGVAHVAGYIDQEPTRVISGVRRQQNMPLHDWIILYLETAGLYHLVRLNSQWFWVDEPLLSAFIERWCPETHTFHMPFGECTITLQDVAYQLGLPIDGEPVSGCLTDFENLMENGRPACVWFCELFGELPLQIKVKQMIVCYTWFHERFRVLLADASEETVRIYARAYIMMLLSSQLFVDKNANRIHLRWLPYLASMDDLSRYSWGSAALAWLYRCLCRGTNRNVVNLAGPLQLLQSWIFWRFPSLRPSSFDVFGFPLASRYGLLFSVQNLFDYMCCCSL